The DNA segment GGAAAAGAAAGTAAATTATTATCTTTAGGGGTAGTTGTGAATGCCTTGCTGAAACATTCATTCCTGCTTGTCTGGAAAACTTACCCTGGGGCATTCATTCAGTGATGACATTTTCTTAGTCTGGTTACTGCTCACCTGTGTTCCTGAACTATTTATTTAGAGTTACCTTTAAACATTGTTGGAGGGgttgtttcttgaagatgccgaaaTTTCATGATCTCAAGTTGCTGTGGTAATTAAAATCTGCTGTCTTGTAAGCTGCCCAATGGGAACCAGTCTTATGTGTGCTAGCAGCGCGATACAATACTTTTTTATGATGTTGTGCTGTTCAAGAAAGGCTTTCTTAAAGAGAGAAAGGTGTCCGACAGTTTGTGAACCTCGTTTTTAATAAATGAGTCCCAGTTGTTTTGAAAAGTGTGGCCGACATAGTTTGGAAGAAGTTTTTCTAATAAGTCTCCTTTGTGGTAATCCCCAATAGATTTACAGTTAATGTGTGAATGAGGCATCTGGTATGGCTGTCAAAATTAATGTTATCACTGAAACCTGGGGCGACCGTTTTCATAGTCGCAAAGTCAGGTGATGACGCTTGAGCAAGATCAAAGATTGCTGATTATGTAACTCAAGTTGGGAACAATGGCAAAGCGCAAAAATTGAAGGAGCCATCAGATTCTGAAGATTTAGTGCGGTGTAGGCATGACCCCAAGATATTTGGGAATCAAATCTAGGAACCGCACTCAGGAAAGGCTGTTACAAAGATTTTTTAAGCAGCAGGTGGTTGGTAACACATAGCGACAAGTAGTTTCTTAAATGTCGTAATACAGCAGCATGCAACCTCTGCATCTGTTACTCTTAAAACTAAGTACCAATCAAGTGGGTCACTAAGTGCAATTAGCGCTCCACAACCACACCACTCGGGTCTGTCATGTTGAAGTACATTGTGCTTTTCTTAGACACAACCCAGTGAAGCGAAACaaggcaaggaaagcataggggttATAACTGGTAGCTATTTCGTAActctagtgtagtaattatgcCGTAAATGTAAATGAATGAAAGTGGACAGAAGCACGCCTGTTGTCGGTGCGGAGTGAACCCGCAACCTTCAAAGTGCACGCCTGATGCTCTGCCTATGCCTTTAGGCTAGGGTTTATTGGCCACCTCGTGAAATtatcgcgtgccacgtgacgccctcTGGCCAAAAGAATGTTCCATTCTTACCGCATTGGCtatgagtggcactggctaacacttccAGGGATTAGATGTTCCGAAATACCCATCAAAGTGCCCAATCGGTAGAGCATTCAAGCTCAAAGGTATAGTCAAACTTTTAAGGTCCCGTTATCACCACTTGCGCATAACTTGCTTTTCTGCTTTTCTTGAGAGGGTGGGTTGCATGTCATGCCAGCGTTGCTTGCCTTCTCCTTTTCAGTTACACGTACCTAGACAACACAGTGTGCACCAGCCAAATTCCCCTCACAGCAGGACTACAGACGTAAGCTCTTCCATGCGCATTTATTATGAAGTGACACAAAACTGCTAGCTGTTTTTACCATTGCTGAGTTCGAACTGTACTTCTGCAGGAGGGTCGTCATAGGAGGCGTCATTGCATCGACAGCCCGAGCTATCATCGAGTGCCCCTTAGAGTATGCTAAGGTTTGAACAAGTTTTAAGAAGAACAATAAATTATTTGCAGTAGCTGTGACTAATACACGTAATCATTGCAGATAAGCCGCCAAATAGGTCAGACGTGGACGCTGCGCAACGTTTACACGGTAAGGATTAGAATGTATTGTACCATATCCTTGTGGTCCGTCTTGGTTTGTTTTCGCCTTAAAAGCTAGGTACCATCTAGGCCCAACAGAAGTTTTGAGGTTTATGCTTAACTGCAGAAATCGTACTAAACTTTGATGCCTCCGTTTTGGGATATTGCCACAGGGATGTCTTTGATGCGGTTTGTAAATTTATTCAAGCTACTAAACATATCCCGTTTTAATCTCTACATTAACAAATATTCataaagtgattttttttcaaatgtGTTAAATCTAGCATATCTGTTCAAAATTTTTCTGTCAGGTTAATACAGCTGCGTGGTCCACTTATGCAGTCCAAAGTAATTGCTGTATTTCATAGATATATTACCTGTTATTTCCTTTTTAAGTTattgatgttttttttattaataagcATTCATGTTATTACTGAAATGCTGGGATACGAAATCTTGGTCAAtctcccagagtgggtatgtgccatagtgtcGAGGAAACAAACAAAGCATTGCCAAAGCCAGGCGCAGCCGTTAGGTTGGCTTTCCCTCGAAAGGATTTTTTGCTCACGTGAGTGCCCTTGGCGAATGGGGACGCGGGTGACAAGTTCTGTCAAATGCGTAACTCTGTTTCCCAAGGGGAACATATACAGCAACTTTAGCGAAGCACAGCGCAGCGAAAATGCTGCTCGTATGACTCTCAAGGGCCTCGCGAGGGAACTGTGTCAACAAGTTACTTTTTCCATCAATCAAACTGAAACGCAGAAGTTGCATTTTATTCCGTCTGGTAATGCACCGCAATGTTACTTTCTATCATCAGTAGTTTGAGCACTAATGATTAACTGTACTGAGGACGTTCTATGTCACTGGGCTCTTGTTCCAGAATGTCATCATTGAGACAGCACGAAAAGACGTAGACAAGGAAAGCATAAACACGCAGgatgagtgctttttttttttttttgaagtacaGCATCAAGGTGCCGGAGGTGCCAACAcaatgtcgtccaagtacacaaggcaacaGGATagaatgttgggctagttggtacaaatgcatcGTCGAAGTGCTAGACCTGTGTGTTTGTGCCTCTCTTGTCTGTCTTTTCGTACTGCTTCGACAATGCATttgtactaactagcccaacattcTATCCTGTTCCAGAATATCACACTGGTGGTGTAAATTGTGTCCTACACTTATTTTAATTTCTCCATTACGGAAGCACTTCTGAGCCTAATATTGACGATTTAGAGGTTCTCAGGCATCGACCTTTCACTCAGACATAaaataatatttgcctttagtgtccctttaatatgctTATCTTCATTCACTGTTTTTGTTTCTCCCGACTAAAAGAGCAGGTGGGCGGAAGAAGGGCTTCATGAGTTTGTCTCTACATTGTCGCTGCACAGACAGCTCTCAAGGAGGGGTGAAGACATTCGTGTGTGATGGTGTCCTTAACTGATCAGATGAATGCCAGCCACCATGCAATTTCAGTCGTCTATGACACACAACTGCGCTATATCAGTTGCACATAAAAGCGATCAATCTCTGCAGGCACTCATAATCATTGTAAATTGTGTACAGCGTTTTTGTAATAATTGTCAGTTTGTAGCACACTTTCTAGATGTCAAAGATTAGGCATCCTTCCAAAACCGGCAGCACTGTCATACTTGGAGCACCGGATTTATTTGTGTTGATTTTTGTAGGAAACCCATGCAGAGGACTGTGACCTGTcaatacctctttctaggacagacgctgcttgGAAGCTCTGCATACTCGCTCACCAATGcgccatgtcaaattggaatgagccacatttcattcATTCACGATTACGCTCCCTTGATCCCATGTTAAGCCTTCAACTTCCATAAAGACTTCACCGACATGATGCTACCGTTttgtgtagattatggctgggcgtcgcgtttaccaaTGAGTATGAGTTCTGTACAGGAATGGCCGACACTGTGGTGACGCGGTGAACACTGTGGCGATGAAGAAACAATTCGATGTCTTCTGTGCGACTGTCtggagtatagcacacagagacaatgcTTTCAACAAAGTCGACGACCAGCCTCTGtcaagaaagactactacgccatcgtccagaCTTAACATCCCAGAAGAAAGCCTTAAAGCGCCGCTAGGCTTCCTGCGAGCTACTGGCCTGTCAGAACGACTTTGAgtggaacgctcttgtgtgtatgtgtgtgtggttgcgattgttttttttccctcgtattattttctctctctctttgaaccCCCTAtaccccaaccccagtgcagggtagcaaaccagatgctactttctggttaacctccctgccttcctgttTTTCTCGTAGGAAACTGATAGGTGTTGCCATTTGAGTGATTAAATTATTATACGGCTCATGAGGTGGAAAATCCGATGTCCAGCATTTGTCATCATGGCACActcagtcacgtgatggcgtcaacGCAAATGACACACTTCCTCATGTGACAATGGCAGGGTATGGGTCATGGAAAATTATCCCAGAAGCGTCGTGTATAAAAAAAACGGGGGACTGCACGTATACGGATGGCTGTTAGCAGGCGCCTCATGGTGGGATGGTACAATTGAAAATCTATAGAGTAGAAGTAGGTTGCATGTAAGACAAAGCAAACTATGTGTATGTGTCAATATTTAATGCGTTGCTGTCTCGCCTTGAAGTCTACCTAAGGACAGCGTACTATTTACTTTTCCAGGGATTTGGCGTGACATGGATGCGAACAGTGGGGCTCATGACGTCGTATTTCATCTTTCTGGACTCTGGGCGACGCAACTTCAGTGAGTACTTCCAGCGGCCCTTGCTGGGACCATTCCTGATCTCGGGTCTGGCAGCAACCGTCGCATGGTGGATCGTCTGGCCACTGGAGTACATGAAGTCCCAAGTACAAGGACACTATGGACAGTATGTTTGCTCTACCCAGTATAGCTCTGTATTGCATGTGTGCCTTGCATCAGTGCCTGGTTTTTGTGTGTGCATTGTCATTGTGTAGCAAGCATCGAGTTTCCATTGGAGTGGTAGTTATAAGAACAACTCTCTGTCACTTATCTTTCAGGTAGTCCCAATCATTgagggaaaaactttatttcaaaGATTAGCAGTCCAGGTCATTAGTAGCACTCGCATAAGCAACCAGCACGAATCCATGCCACTCCTTTTCATCAGTCAAATCAATCAACATTTATTTTGGCAAAATAATCGACGACTTTtaaaagctgctctaggcagcCTGACTGGGTCTCTGAAGACTCTTACATTGGCAGCATACTACATTTACATTACCAATATGCAAAGTGTGGTCGTAATTGCAGTGTATGTAGGCAGTACTATAACAATTGGGTTATAGCATCAAATATCACTGTGTGCAAATAGTCATTGTATGATGTGCATCGAGTGTTTACGCAGCATAAATAATCTAATACAGTGAAGTCTAGCTTAGTTTTCTCCGTTGTGTCCCATAATTAATTTTCGTCTCGTGTatatacccactcctgctatgtctcattTTTTAGACACCAGTGTATGTGTAAATTGCAAGACGGAATTTAATTAAAAATTGGAAATGATCATGATGTTGTCGTTGTGCCTCTCCCTGTGCAGAAATGTGTCTCTCCTCCAGCGAATGCAGTCTGTCTATAGGCAGAAAGGTGGCTTCACTGCCATGTACCGTGGTCTTGCCCCTGGATCGATACGAAGCTTTGTCGCTAATGGGACCAGCATGATCGTCATGAGCTATGCACAACGAAAGGTCACCGAACTGGGCCTTAGGGATTGATGCTCTACAAGGCAGTGTGCTAATCTGCATTTATTCGCCCAATGTGGTCCACTGCACAAGCTCACAGCATTTCACGCCGCTAAGTGCTGAGTCATTTTTTTAGATGTGCCTGTTGAGACAGATGGATGTTTTTCTCTTATCTGTAAAATTTACTCTTCATTTTGAAGCAGTGGGGACGTCTTTTGTGTTCTTGTTCTGCCAGGTTTCTTCGTTTCCAATGCCATTTCTGTGGCTGTGCGCTTAGCATACTTATTGTGTCTTTACGATAAAGTGCCTGTCAGGCTCGCAAAGCCCCATAAGTGAAGTGAAAACGAATGTGTGCGCTTACGTTTGTTTTTCACAATCTTCCAAAAACCTGGGTGGGGCGTCTTGAGTCTTTCATATACTGCGCTGGTACCTTAGTTTGTAAACGCTTGTTGATAAACGGGTCACTTTGAATGAAGTATTGACAAATTTTTACCTCGGTCGGCAAACTTCACCTAAATGAAAAGTGATCCCTAGAAAGTTGCCTACTCTGCCATCTACTGCCTCCATTTAGTTGTACTTAAAACATTTATTTAAGGGCAGCATTACCACAACACATTTGTTCATCTTGCACTGTATGTCAGGCACATGGAAACCACTCCTGGAATGCATCTGTCATGAACTCATTTATTGGCAGCTGTAAGAGCACCTCTGTTGTTAGTAAAAAGCATGTGATCTTTTTAGTTGCAAGTTAAACTACTTATTTTGTATAAGCTAAACAGATTAACCATGATTTGCTCTGTTATCAATTGGAAACTGCTTTGGTTCACAATTTTGTTAATGGTGAGGGTCATGGAACTACGCGGGTCAAACAAGATACTGTAGTACAAATGTTGTGTGAATTAACGACGCAGACATAATGTATCCAAAGCATCAACGTACCTTTTCGTTATCCAAGTACTAATAGGTTTTTCTTGCATGTTGTCCATGTGCTACAGTCACCTGAAAAGTGCATTTGTTGAACTGAAGTGGGATGTGTCTACTTTACCTGCAGCCTAAGTATTCTGCCTGTGATACATTTTGAAGCAATAGGGAAAGAGATGTGCTCGTTTTATActgctgttgttactgttgcacTAATTGTtgcatttttatattttgtgttTCTTGTACATATGTATTGTAATGGGAAGCACTTGAACTATGTTCAACTATTTTTATAATTTTCTATACAGAACAAGCTTTTTAATACTTCTTTATTGCCTTCAATGCTCTCTATTTGTCGAATTCGCAATGGCTCAAGCTACAAATGACAGTGCCCTAAAATTCTGCACAGCTCGATATGTTCATTTTGCATGGAACATTAATGAAGGATGTGACTCTCATCTCACAAAAAAGGAAAGTTAGAAAAAGTTTCTTGGTAGCATTGATAAAAACTGCCATATCTTAACTGCAATACCTCCTCGACAGTGTGACCAAATGCCGCAGTCTCATCAGAAAGCCTTATTCTTCAT comes from the Rhipicephalus sanguineus isolate Rsan-2018 unplaced genomic scaffold, BIME_Rsan_1.4 Seq1045, whole genome shotgun sequence genome and includes:
- the LOC119375962 gene encoding mitochondrial ornithine transporter 1, translated to FLLFLRGWVACHASVACLLLFSYTYLDNTVCTSQIPLTAGLQTRVVIGGVIASTARAIIECPLEYAKISRQIGQTWTLRNVYTGFGVTWMRTVGLMTSYFIFLDSGRRNFSEYFQRPLLGPFLISGLAATVAWWIVWPLEYMKSQVQGHYGQNVSLLQRMQSVYRQKGGFTAMYRGLAPGSIRSFVANGTSMIVMSYAQRKVTELGLRD